The genomic DNA GCCATCGGGAACACGCTGGTCATCACGGTGCTGGCGCGCAGCAAGCCGGGTCAGCCGCGCAGCACCACCAACATCTTCATCCTCAACCTGAGCGTGGCGGACCTGTCCTACCTGCTCTTCTGCGTGCCCTTCCAGTCCACCATCTACATGCTGCCCACCTGGGTGCTGGGCGCGTTCATCTGCAAGTTCATCCACTACTTCTTCACCGTGTCCATGCTGGTGAGCATCTTCAGCCTGTCGGCGATGTCCGTGGACCGCTACGTGGCCATCGTGCACGCCAGGAAAGCCTCGTCGATCCGGGTGGCGCGGCACGCGCTGCTCGGCGTGGTGCTCATCTGGGTCCTGTCGCTGGTGATGGCTGCGCCCGTGGCGCACTACCAGAGCATCGTGACGCGGGAGGACAACAGCACGTTCTGCTGGGAGGTCTGGCCGGACCACCACAGGAAGGTGTACGTGGTGTGCACCTTCGTTTTCGGATACCTGCTGCCGCTCACGCTGATCTCGGTCTGCTACGCAAAGGTCGGTGGCGCGCACGGATCCGACTGAAGACATCCACAGTGTCCAAGAgtgattttccattttcctaTCACGCGGCAGATTTAGGTGTCAGGAAAAATTGAAACATGAAGCCACATTGTGACTTTGTAATGAACATTTCTTCGTGCGTAAAAGTGTAAATGTGAGAACTTTTCTTCGTGCGtaaaagtgtaaatgtgtgaactttttcagtttgtaaaaaatgtcatcaattaTTACAAAAGGTGAAGGATGGGCACTGGAACCGATGTGCATGATCAAAATCATCTTTTAATTCATATCtcgtttttttctgctttctttcagGTTTTAAATCATCTACACAAAAAGctgagaaatgtctccaaaaaaTCAGAGCTCTCAAAAAAGAaggttggtgtttttctttatattttgtcattttcagttcacctgttcagtgtgtgtgactgaaaatGCCGGACCAATGTGAACATGCTTCCCTGACTTCTCCTTAAATGACTTATGGTCTAGTGGTGCTTGAAAGGTAAGTGTACACAAAGCTTGCtaaataaatttttttttaaaaaaggctagACACTGAAGACTTGTATATCAAACTGCTCAagatcagtttttaaaaatctcattTATCATTCAGATGATGCCTGTGAGAGTAAAAAGTCAAGATGGGGAAACAATTCAGTCtttataaaagaagaaaagaattaaaataaCAGCCACGTTACAATTTGTTGAATCCACGTATCAATACTGGATGAGCCATAAAAGCCAcatctcttttttattttatttgatcagGTTATATTACCCGTCATTACCTTTccgtttccctccctccctccctccacagaCTGTCCACTTATGGTTTGATATTCGATCACATGACGTTGTATTACCCACCGttatctcctcttcttccacgtTGCACAGACCGCGCAGACGgtcctggtggtggtggtggtcttcTGTCTGTCCTGGCTGCCGCACCACGTCGTCCACCTGTGGGTGGAGTTCGGCTCCTTCCCCCTGAACCAGGCCTCCTTCGTGTTCCGCATGGTGGCCCACTGCCTGGCCTACAGCAACTCCTCCGTCAACCCCGTCATCTACGCCTTCCTGTCGGAGAACTTCCGGAACTCCTACAGGCAGGTGTTCTGGTGCCGGGCGCCCAGCGAGTGGCCCCTGAACGATACCAGGGACCTGCGCAGCAGGTTGGAGACGGCGCCGTCCACCAACCTCAGCGTGGCCTACAAAGGTCACGACTCTCAGATAGGTAAGATGGTTTGACGATGCTGAGAGCACCTCCCGTTGGTTTGTGTAGAGTCTGACTTGCACTGGAGTTGTGAGGCTGATGAtaccgatatcgatatttgatagtttgaaaaatcaaagtacTGGTACGTTAACCGCCATTCTGTTTGCTAGTATGCTGATTTGAAATGGGGCCAGTACTCTCTGGTGCAGTAACGTTCGTTTTTTTCGTAGTATACAGACACTTTTCAATGAATGAAGGatttcatgtacagtaaatgtcgGGAAATATTGTCCGACTTCCTGTTCCATCAAGTCAAAGAGAGGAGTTGGTCTGTTTTCCTCCGGTTTAGCTGTAAAGTTGCCAGATAAGAGCTTCGTTTTGTGTTTGCACCTCCAAAGTTCAGGTAGCAGGAGTGAACGTCCGCGTCATAAGTTCCTGAACGGAAGAAACAAGCATGTTTCGTTGGAAATGTAATCTAAGGCTGGATTATGTTGAGATGTAATGCATCTGTCTTATGGATGAAGTTTGCACGGTGGCCCTCAAGTGCAAATATCAAAATGACGAATTAGAAAACACAACCACATATTACAAAACACTATGACAATAACCTCTAACGGAAATAAAGGGATCTGGTACTGATGAGGATCGTTGCAGATTGGACGGACGCAACGTCCGCCCTTTTGAGGCAGAGGGAAATGCACCACACAAGGGtttgtacggtggccctgaagtgcaaatctcAAAGGCAActatcaaaacacaaaaaaggtaTCAGACAGGGATGTATTatgagaacagaaaaaaaatagatgttgatgtttgaagtgaatgttgtgtttttcttatttgccTTTGCGTTTTTCCCACTTGCAGTTGtaatttgcacttcagggccaccgtagattTGGGAAGAGATGAACTATACAGATTAATGTGAAACTGACACCAGGGCCACattttgaagtatttttttttttttcacaatgagCACAGAAAGATTCATGAAGAATCACTTTTCAATCAGGCCCCTTCATTGTGGTGCTGTTGCAAATACAACTGGCGCTGTTCCCATAGAAGAATCACCAGGAGGTCGGGTTTGAtacgtacagtacatacatCAGCTCTATACCAGAGAACATCGTGTGCATTCGCTGTACATGAGAGTCAACAACGCACTATTAAAATGGCGTGTCCTCAAACACAACAGGATAAAGGGTAAATAAAGCCCCATGGCTGGTTCACACCTGAGCTCCTGGAGACTGTTCACGACagaaggacaaaataaaaaacagtccGGGAGGTCGATTTCCGTCAAGAGCCAGGGTTTGAAACTGTACATTTGTTGATTGGAACCGTCGGTTTTGTTTAATCTTAAAATTTAATGTAAAGTGTTTTGAACTGtgctggttgtttttgtttccctaaagtaagcaaacaaataaacgaGTGTACTTTGATAATTGTGTGAATGTCAATGAATAAATTAGAcaaagaattgaaaaaaatgacgattaaaaaaaacaaatgattctctctttgtctttctgcgaGAGCCACGGAGGAAATCCATGAAACGGTACAGTTTGTTCTGATGTAATCTGTTTTACCTGGCTCTCTGATCGCATGTATAGATTAcatattgttttctgtttatgcCCGAGGCTGAACTCGATTGAGattggctgacacacacacacacacacacacacacacacacacacacacacacacacacacacacacacacacacacacacacacacacacacacacacacacacacacacacacacacacacacacacacacacacacacacacacacacacacacacacacacacacacacacacagtggtgacTCCACCTTGCTCACACACCGtctcaggaaaataaaaagaggattTGCATCGTGACTGAGCGTTGCATCGTGCGTAGAATGAGAGGATTCAAGGTGTGGAATTGAGATTTACAGTAAACGGAGCAGTGCAGATAACGTTGCGTCTGCGTGAGGTCGcttaaaacacacaatattCCGTGCTGCATATGCGAACACCCTGCTGTTACTTCAAGCAGGCAAACTTACTCGGTGAAAGTCTGTAATTTTAACAGCAGCGGGTTTATGTTGACATTGACAAAAGTTCATTTTGCAACAGGGGCTTTGGGGTAATTTGTCGATAGGAAGGATTTTGCAAttgtaattataatttttttaaatttacatttggTATATATAGgtaagattaaaaaccatattGCTTACTCGGCCTAATACAAACAGTATCTCTTGTAGTGTACATACAACCATCACTAATTTAgtcatgtatatacatatatataaaaaacagtGCTCAAAGCTCGTGCTAAGAGAGTTGTTTTTGTAAGACTGACCTTGTGAGCTGTGAAAGTGAACAATAGGATGCAGATGAAGCAGGAGATCCAGTAAAGCGCCAAATGTGGACATTTAAGaacaaacatttacaatttaTGGCGACAGAGCTTCGCCTTGAGCGGCAGCAAGGGAACAACACACCGGAGCTGGAATTAAGGGCGGCCTTATATGGTCCCCACCATTAGGGTGCTACCACACACAGGGGCGCTGGAGGTCATCTACATACAAACAGATTCACATGAGAATAAGAATAAACACATCGGACAAAACGAATACTAACAAACTCATGGAAGAGCTGACATTTATATCCAATATATTCTTAAGATAACATTGAAACCGACAAAACAAAACCGTTTTTGTTATATTGTCACATGTCCTGACAGTTGGAACCCTCCCGGAACGTCAAAGAGGCCCTTGTTGCGCCGGGGACTCTTTTAGCCCGCGCACCCTgggagctggagggaggagagaacaggTGAGTGTGAACATCAGATATCATGGACCTCCGTTGAAGTTATGCTCTCTTGTTTATTGCTATTTAACATGATTGAAAAGGGAGATGAGTAATAATTTTGGACACCAAACTGCCTgaaccagtgtttttgttttgttttacttataCTAAATTGTACCAATAAAAAGAAGGATTCACAAGATATAACAAGGTAGATAGATCTAtctgtatataaataaagattttttttgtcatagcaGATTTACAGTGATGGACAATGTCGAACATGTACATGGATTATGAAAgtacaaaaatgcaaaaattccaagttaaatacaaaaacaaaaaacacaggtaACAGTCCTGAGGCAGTGGGAAAAGAAAGgtgcaggataaaaaaaagtctcattaaaaaaaagaacatgcgGTGTAAAAGGctctaaaaacaaataataaaaaaattacaaaattaaaagaaaaggacattGCGTGAAagcaaatatgaataaaagcaatagaatatttttttgaatatagaaaaaaagaaagaatatctATGTAATATTTTAGAACTGACAGACAGAACGACATGGGAACTACAATTCTGATAATTTACCAGAATTTCCATAACTGGTTCAGAGCATATTCCATTTCCTACTTAAAGAATTTCCATAGGAGTccaacagtttgtgttgtgtaCTCATGTTTCCTTGTCTTCCTTTACTTCCTGATATTTCCAGACATATTTCATCAGCTAATTTTTTGTGAATCTTTGTAAGAACGACATGTGATACGTTTCATTTGATTCTCAGTCATGATTCTGTTGGGGGGGGGACAAGCTGCGcctgaataatgataataatatctCTGTGTGAATCAAAAGGTAACGAGAGCGATGTCTcgtctcatttcatttcactcattctttttttcataaacgaCCCTGTTGCGTAACGCGCTCACAAAGCTGCAAAAGTCCATTTCCATTTCCCTTTGggttgaaaagaagaagaaaaagattacTGGCGCGGTGTCATGGCAACGCAGCACCACCGCGGACAGATGATGAAACGGTGCTTTTGGCTGCTGGTCACTCAGAgatgattttataaaaaataaaaaaaagtcatattaaTCATTGTGCagctttttttggttgttttgattttattcctCCGATATCCATATATTCCTTGAGACAACCATTGCTCCTGATGTCGTTCAAGCAGAAGTCAAAGGATGGATGGAGACTTTTGTCTCAAGAGCTGTTTTAACCGTAGTTGAACAGCGAATGTCAGGATTGTACAAGTGTTGAaagtctttctctctttccatttccttcaatatttttattgttgGGAATCAGTTTGTCAGTCTCATTTCTCCACATCCGTCTCCATAACCAGTACAACTCGCGTGTTCTTGAATGAACTCTTTGGAGTCAGGCTTCTGTCGCTCACAGCAGAAATAAGATCCGCCTTCTTTCGGCTTCTTGATTCTCCATTCCcatgttccccccccccgtccgtcATCCGATTCAACCCCTTGATTTCCCGCCGCCACTTGATGGAAACGCAATTTCTTGATCTCCTATGCTAATCGATAGCGCCGCCTGTTGACCTCTACCCGTTTCTCATTTCCCCCGTCGGCGGCCCGCAGCTGAGGTCTCTGCACCTCCCCCCCGAGACCACACCCCACCCACCCTGCCCATTGAAAGTTTCATAAATAATACGGGCTAATTAGATATGAATTGACCGTGTGCAGGTCCCGCGGACCTTTTTCATCCATCACTCTAAAAAGCTGTTCAACAATAGATTACCGCCCAACTGTTCCCCGTGGAGCCTCAGTGAATGGAGCAGTGGGCGACTTCAGCCTTGTTTGCTATGTGGCGGGGCAgcggggcggggagggggggggggggggggggggggggggcagttataAATCTGCTGAATAATAAATATCACTCCGAGCTGGAGGTGGTGTTATTACAGAGGAGGTTATGAATCATCACGGAGCTccagcggtggtggtggggtggggggggggtcgcatCGGAGCAACGCCGATGGTTTGGACGTTGGAGATTATTTGTTAAAACTTCTCCAGGACcgtttgaatgtgttttagttttttgaatgttttttgaatATAAATGTCGGCATTCCCCTAATCATCCGGTTTCATTGGGCCCTCCTTCCTATGAACGGATGAAGAACGGATGGATGGCAACGACGCAAAAGTGGCAACggctaattattattattattcgtcTCAAGAaacagttttgcattttgggaaatgcacttgTATTTAATGAGCGTacagcagagctgcaacagttaatcgattagtaatcgactgctaaatgaATCGCCGACTATTTTGGTCATCgatcaatcggttcaagtagtttttaggggcaaaaaaagttaaaattctctgatttcagcttattaaatgtgaatatgttctggttcctctgctcctctgtgacagtgaactgaataccttttggtgtgtggacgaaacaaaacatcatcttgggggttttgggggaaacacgatcgacattctACCAcaatttatggaccaaacgactaatcgagaaaataatggacagattgacGGATTCTGAAAATCACCGCTAGTTGCAGCCCGAGTGCacagatagaaagaaagaagtgacCCTGGTCTTCTCGTCTACCTCTGCCAGAAAGCTAACGTGTGTATGTTCCCTTGAGTGAAACCCTGCGATGACAACGCAGAAATGTCTCCGTCGCCTCGTTGTGACAGAGGTGGTGGCAGCAGGTTCTCCTCTCCATCCGTCCACCGGGACTTGACTCCCGCGcttttcctgcagcagctccgccTGTCACCTTCTCTGATTAATGGCCCTGCTGAAACATGTCCAGCCACATTAGGGCCCCATGTATCTCCCAGTGTCCACACAGGCCTGCCTCTTTGTCCTGATGGGGAAACGGTGTCAGCCGCTCACTGCTGCTTGCCCAGAAAACAGATAAAGATTTACTGTCATCGGAGGCCAGATTAGAGCGCACAAACGCAGACATTGATTTCTGAGAGGgcgaaggaagagagagaaccccccccccccccgacacattTTGGGTCGGAAACTCATTCCGGCGCCAGGCGGAGATATGATCAGCTTATTTGGGAGGTGGATAATATGGAGCCCTCTCCAAGAATGAACTTTGAGAGGAAGTAAATTGTAAATATTGATTTCTGAAATGAACTGTCAGTCTCACTCGGCGAGATTGTTCCCATCGTCCTGTCGCGAAGGGGGCCAATGAATTCAAAACGGCGgacaaaggagggagggagggagggaggggggggggggttctgttaGGGAACACTCAAAAGAGCTTTATTCACTTAGTAATGGTTGTTGGGTTTCATTAGATACCTGCGGAGATATCTCATCGGCcgctgaaaaatgaaatgagctgtGACTATCACATCCAGATCgctggacggggggggggggcggctgggGGGCAGACGCCACGTCATTACCTGAAGCTGAGGGACAAAGACCTTGTTCCTGTCACCGCCCGGAGGTCAAGTCCGATGGGCCGGTGTCGACGTGCGGAGGGGTCGCTCCGTCAGCTCAAAGGGTCAACTCGCCCACATCGCAAAACCAATGTAATGGAAtcactgaatataaaaaaaatctataaagaTGTGAGCGATTGTCAACTGTTTAGTTGCGCATCGACCAAAAGTACCCGGGACTATTAGTCCCCAGGaactcctttctttttttctgaggaacTTTGTTTCCACCAGGGTCTAAAGACCAGGGGGGAGATCAGGCCAACTAGCCCGCTGATGTATGAACGAAGGACGGCTCCAACGACCTGTTCctctccagcagggggcagcagtgcAGAAGACAACAGTGATgctcaacacaacaacaacagtaaacatgGAGGTGTTTCAAATTCTGCCACTGCTCCATTATTCAGTCTGAAATGAAAGTCGTATTCAAAACATCTAAAACTTGCGACTTAAAGGAAGGAAACAGATTTTATCAGCTGCCGTGGAATAAAACGCTCGACCAATCAGGCCTCTTCAGTGCtacaagccccgcccccaaagGTTCCTGTGATTTCTTGAGCAGGGACTATttgggggataaaaaaaaaagatttacatgGATTTTAATTTGGACACTGGCTTTAGACCCATAGTTCCACCGGAGGTTTCTAGTTCCTGGGGAAGCAGCTTTTATCCTCATCGATTTTCTTTTACTGCTTTTAATACTTTTATGGTGTTTCTATGGTATATCCAGGACTTTTGGGTCTGAAAAGAGAAGCTTCTGCTGAATTTCAGatgtaatttcatttcattgctgTGAGCACCGAGGATCAAactcttaaaaataaaacaaacaggacaaataaaaatctttttttcttgatgtaaGGGAGGAAAGAATTTCCCGCCTTGTGATTTCGGTGGACTGACCCTTTAAAGAGAAAAAGCTGCAGAGACTTTAAATTAATACATGTTAAATCCCTTTGCATCCTCGTAAACTTGCTCCGGATTTTGAGTTTTAGTTGATATGAAATAGATAATAATGTGAGAAATAAGTGTCAAATGACAAGGaagatttcatttatttgtctttctttacaaatttttttaacaatggaGATTAAGTTGAaccatctttatctttattcagTATAGCTTTGAATAGAAGTTCtgttatgtgatttttttttatctgctgatttttttgttattaaaatgtccaaatattagaattaaaatgtaaacctcAGCCCTTCTGTGGTGTTTTGCATACCAACcgccactaggtggcagtgtgCTCCTATGCAAATCATTTTCCTGcagtttctcctcctgctgttgcCTGAACAGACGAATCGATGAGCGTCCGTCCGCTCAACGTTGTGAGCGGTCGCTGTGTGTCGCTGCCTTTTCCTCTTCGCTCTCATCATCTCttccacagagcagcagcagcttcacacagacacctcctccatcctccctcctcctccctcctcctcctcctcctccttctccttcaatTACACTGAGAGCTCTTTGACAGTTAAAGTAAAACTAATGATGCTCATTTCCAGCAGCACACCCCAGCACTTTTGtcgtttgtcagtgtttttttggttgtgaaCGTGTGGAGGTGGCTCACGAAGTTTTAAAGTTCTGGACAAACCAGTGTAACGGCACATCTTATGACAGGTTAGATGCTGAGGTGTGGACTAATCACTCTGATCACCTTTTCTATTTTACTTCATTGATTCAATGTGCAGTGCCAGACCCCCACTCACGCCCACCACCCACCggccctctcccctcctcctcctcctccctctgcctcatTTTGACAAATGAGTGTCAGAGGCCAGCGGCTCTCTGCAGCTGGGTGTGTTCCTGTCAGAACCAACCGTGAAATGCAAGGACAGCGCCCGCGGCACTTAGTGTCCTTTAATTGCCATTTACATAGTAGGCtaatcattattatcttttatttttttatgtccccccccccccccccaatctctATTAACCACTATCACCGCTCTCTGCTGTCTCCCCGCCTCTCTGGGCTGAAACAATAAGTCAGACGTGGTGCTCCGATGATGAgatggaggtgatgatgatgatgatgtgataaaagaaaagaggaagtaaaTCCACTTTTGTTCgtcaaaatataaattttaCTAAATCATATCAGCCATTGTACTGAGTATCTTGTCccacaatttagttttttgtttgactCGGATTCAGCTGAGGCCTTGAATGACAGGTAGTGATCACCTGTCTAATGCTGTTAATGTCCCAGAGCAAAATTTGATTCTTGCCATTTGTCCAGAAGAAataaatcttttgttttataacgatggaaaacagagagaagcagcaacATTTCCAATTCGGAGAAAACTAGAAAAAGTGAATTTTTGTTTCAGCATTTGTAACTCTCATCACGTGGAGTTCAGATGACGTTTCTCCGTCAGCCTGTGTCATTGATAAGTGATCAGAGGAGGCGGAAAACTGCCTGATTGTGAATATATAGGTTATTACTGATGTATGGAAATATGATATGTGGAAATATCAGGGAAAATGGGGTTCAAATTTTCATCTCATCAGTGAAATAAGTAGTAAAAGTAATGAAACTGAATTGAAAGTGCTGTATTACAAGTAAGTCCTGTATTTGAAGTGTTAAAGTGAAAGTAAAAGCTCTTTTTAAAGTTGTGGGCAATGCATTAAGAAACTGTAAATATCTCGGCCTGTGCTTGTATAGTTGAGTCAGTGATGCGTCATCGCTCTCTTCTGTTGCATGGTTTACATCAGCATGTacaataaggaaaataaaacaatataatcCTGTTTAACTTAGACAACATTGTGTCCGTTTCCATACAGAAAAACtaacacacattttattgattattctTCAAATTTTTCATCTCAATCAGCTAAAGGGTTCAACGAAGGAGCAAACACGAACC from Scophthalmus maximus strain ysfricsl-2021 chromosome 22, ASM2237912v1, whole genome shotgun sequence includes the following:
- the galr1a gene encoding galanin receptor type 1 — encoded protein: MELQVENQSQPVDADAATLPAKLLLEMGVDNFISLLVFGLIFVLGAIGNTLVITVLARSKPGQPRSTTNIFILNLSVADLSYLLFCVPFQSTIYMLPTWVLGAFICKFIHYFFTVSMLVSIFSLSAMSVDRYVAIVHARKASSIRVARHALLGVVLIWVLSLVMAAPVAHYQSIVTREDNSTFCWEVWPDHHRKVYVVCTFVFGYLLPLTLISVCYAKVLNHLHKKLRNVSKKSELSKKKTAQTVLVVVVVFCLSWLPHHVVHLWVEFGSFPLNQASFVFRMVAHCLAYSNSSVNPVIYAFLSENFRNSYRQVFWCRAPSEWPLNDTRDLRSRLETAPSTNLSVAYKGHDSQIGKMV